A genomic window from Serratia liquefaciens includes:
- a CDS encoding YejG family protein, which translates to MESIQLSVVHRLPQSYRWLSGFTGVKVEPIPLSGIDEDNNLIGLKLLSHEGADAWQVMQQLNLSLQEIQVDCAIVEWEGEPCLFVQRCDESTTLCRLKNVGAAIAEPMSAQYPF; encoded by the coding sequence GTGGAAAGTATCCAACTTTCGGTAGTGCATCGCTTGCCGCAAAGTTATCGTTGGCTATCAGGTTTTACCGGCGTCAAGGTTGAACCGATCCCGCTCAGTGGAATAGACGAAGATAACAACCTGATTGGCCTGAAACTGCTCAGCCATGAAGGGGCTGACGCCTGGCAGGTCATGCAGCAGCTTAATCTGTCTTTGCAGGAGATTCAGGTCGACTGCGCCATCGTGGAGTGGGAAGGCGAGCCTTGCCTGTTTGTGCAACGCTGTGACGAAAGCACCACCCTGTGCCGGCTAAAAAACGTCGGTGCCGCTATTGCCGAACCGATGAGTGCGCAATACCCTTTCTGA
- a CDS encoding ABC transporter permease yields MSRLSPINQARWARFRSNRRGYWSLWIFLVLFVLSLGANLIANDRPLLVRYEGRLFLPFIIDYSETTFGGELNTATDYQDPFVKKQIDSHGWAVWPPIRFSYDTINFATEVPFPSAPSRHNLLGTDGNGSDVLARVLYGFRISMLFGLALTLFSSVIGVCVGAVQGYYGGRIDLWGQRFIEVWSGMPTLFLIILLSSIVQPNFWWLLGITILFGWMSLVGVVRAEFLRTRNYDYIRAARAMGVQDRVIMYRHMLPNAMVAMLTFLPFILCGSITTLTSLDFLGFGLPIGSPSLGELLLQGKNNLQAPWLGITAFLVLAVLLSLLIFIGEAVRDAFDPSKAH; encoded by the coding sequence ATGAGCCGCTTAAGCCCGATTAACCAGGCGCGCTGGGCACGTTTTCGCAGCAACCGCCGCGGCTACTGGTCGCTGTGGATTTTTCTGGTGCTGTTTGTGCTCAGTCTGGGGGCCAACCTGATCGCCAACGACAGGCCGCTGCTGGTGCGCTACGAAGGGCGCCTGTTCCTGCCGTTTATCATCGACTACAGCGAGACCACCTTCGGCGGCGAGCTGAACACCGCCACCGACTATCAGGATCCCTTCGTAAAAAAACAGATCGACAGCCACGGCTGGGCGGTTTGGCCGCCGATACGTTTCAGTTACGACACCATCAATTTTGCTACCGAAGTGCCCTTCCCCTCCGCGCCTTCACGCCACAATCTGTTGGGCACCGACGGTAACGGCAGCGACGTGCTGGCCCGGGTGCTGTATGGCTTTCGTATTTCGATGCTGTTCGGGCTGGCGTTGACGCTGTTTTCCAGCGTGATTGGCGTTTGCGTCGGCGCCGTACAGGGCTACTACGGCGGGCGCATAGATCTGTGGGGCCAGCGCTTTATCGAGGTGTGGTCGGGCATGCCGACGCTGTTTTTGATCATTTTGTTATCGAGCATCGTACAACCCAATTTCTGGTGGCTGCTCGGCATCACCATTTTATTCGGCTGGATGAGCCTGGTGGGCGTGGTGCGCGCCGAGTTTCTACGTACCCGCAACTACGACTATATCCGCGCCGCACGCGCCATGGGGGTACAGGACCGGGTCATTATGTATCGCCATATGCTGCCCAATGCGATGGTGGCGATGCTGACTTTCTTGCCGTTTATTTTGTGCGGCTCCATCACTACCCTGACCTCGCTCGACTTCCTGGGCTTCGGCCTGCCGATAGGCTCGCCGTCGCTCGGCGAACTGCTGCTGCAGGGCAAGAACAACCTTCAGGCGCCGTGGCTCGGCATCACCGCTTTCCTGGTGCTGGCGGTGCTGCTGTCTTTACTCATCTTTATCGGCGAAGCGGTACGCGACGCCTTTGACCCCAGCAAGGCGCATTAA
- the yejF gene encoding microcin C ABC transporter ATP-binding protein YejF has product MASTPLLSIQDLGVAFRQGEVLNPVVNGLSLQIEKAETLALVGESGSGKSVTALSVLRLLPLPPVVYTAGDIRFNGNSLLHAPEAELRKVRGNQISMIFQEPMVSLNPLHTIEKQLAEVLALHRGMRRDVARGEIIQCLDRVGIRDAKGRLKDYPHQLSGGERQRVMIAMAVLTQPKLLIADEPTTALDVTIQAQILLLLKELKQEMGMGLLFITHNLNIVRRLADNVAVMRHGQCVEQNDRTRLFSQPQHPYTQQLLAAENVGDPLPLPADAAPLLKVENLQVSFPIKRGLLRRTVGHHYALKDLSFELKAGESVGLVGESGSGKSTTGLALLRLLSAKGAMWFNGQPLHQFSMKQMLPYRSQMQIVFQDPFSALNPRLNVLQIISEGLEVHQKLSAEQREQRVIEVLQEVGLDPALRHRYPTEFSGGQRQRIAIARALILQPQLLILDEPTSSLDKSVQAQILTLLKSLQQRHRLAYLFISHDLQVVRSLCHQVIVLRQGEVVEQGDCQTIFNSPAAAYTQQLLQLAD; this is encoded by the coding sequence ATGGCTAGCACTCCTCTGCTTTCAATTCAGGATCTCGGCGTGGCTTTTCGTCAGGGAGAGGTATTGAACCCGGTGGTCAACGGCCTTTCGTTGCAGATCGAAAAGGCAGAGACGCTGGCGTTGGTGGGTGAATCCGGTTCAGGCAAAAGCGTCACTGCGCTGTCGGTATTGCGCCTGCTGCCCTTGCCTCCGGTGGTCTATACCGCCGGCGATATCCGGTTCAACGGCAATTCGCTGCTGCATGCACCAGAGGCCGAGCTGCGCAAGGTACGCGGCAACCAGATTTCGATGATATTCCAGGAGCCGATGGTGTCGCTCAATCCGCTGCACACCATTGAAAAACAGCTGGCAGAAGTGCTGGCGTTGCATCGCGGCATGCGGCGCGACGTCGCACGCGGCGAGATCATTCAATGCCTGGATCGCGTCGGTATCCGCGATGCCAAGGGACGGTTGAAAGACTATCCGCATCAGCTTTCCGGCGGTGAGCGGCAGCGGGTGATGATCGCCATGGCGGTGCTGACCCAGCCCAAATTACTGATCGCGGATGAACCTACCACCGCGCTTGATGTGACTATCCAGGCGCAAATTCTGCTGCTGCTGAAGGAGCTGAAACAGGAAATGGGCATGGGGCTGCTGTTTATCACCCACAACCTGAATATTGTGCGTCGCCTGGCGGACAACGTGGCGGTGATGCGCCACGGCCAATGCGTTGAGCAGAACGACCGCACCCGCCTGTTTAGCCAGCCGCAGCACCCTTACACCCAGCAATTGCTGGCGGCGGAGAACGTGGGCGATCCGCTGCCGTTGCCGGCGGATGCCGCTCCGCTGCTGAAGGTGGAAAACCTGCAGGTCAGCTTCCCGATCAAACGCGGTTTGCTGCGCCGCACGGTCGGCCATCATTATGCACTGAAGGATTTGAGTTTTGAGCTGAAGGCCGGGGAGAGCGTAGGGCTGGTGGGAGAATCCGGTTCGGGAAAAAGCACCACCGGGCTGGCGCTATTGCGTCTGCTGAGTGCCAAAGGCGCGATGTGGTTTAACGGCCAGCCGCTGCACCAGTTCAGCATGAAACAAATGCTGCCGTATCGCAGCCAGATGCAGATTGTGTTCCAGGATCCTTTCTCGGCGCTGAACCCCCGGCTGAACGTGCTGCAAATCATCTCCGAAGGTCTGGAAGTACACCAGAAACTGAGCGCCGAACAGCGAGAACAGCGGGTGATCGAGGTGTTGCAAGAAGTGGGATTGGACCCAGCGCTGCGCCACCGTTACCCCACCGAGTTTTCCGGTGGCCAACGCCAACGCATCGCCATCGCGCGTGCGCTGATTTTACAACCGCAGTTGCTGATCCTGGATGAACCCACCTCGTCGCTGGACAAATCGGTGCAGGCGCAAATCCTGACGTTGCTGAAATCACTGCAACAGCGCCACCGGCTGGCCTATCTGTTTATCAGCCACGATTTACAGGTGGTGCGTTCGCTGTGCCATCAGGTCATTGTATTGCGGCAGGGAGAGGTGGTTGAGCAAGGCGATTGTCAGACGATCTTTAACTCGCCCGCCGCCGCTTATACGCAGCAGCTGTTACAGTTGGCGGACTAG